One Enterococcus silesiacus genomic window carries:
- a CDS encoding virion core protein — MGIIKAATSTIGGGLADQWLEVIEPDNMGDTTVMTKGVFVRKNDKRGSNRKGTQDVLTDGSVIHVYPNMMMILVDGGKIIDYTAEEGYYTVKNDSAPSAFNGSLKDAISETFDRFKFGGVTPQKQQVFYINLQEIKGIKFGTSSPINYFDNFYNAELFLRAHGNYSIKITDPLLFFSNAIPRNKSQVDINDINEQYLAEFLSALQSVINKMSADGERISYVPSKSLELSKYMGQALDDEWRELRGMEIVSVAVASISYTDDSTKLINMRNQGAMLSDASIREGYVQGSMARGMEAAGNNEGGAMNGFMGVGMGMNTSGNYFAQASQTNQQQMQEKQNQQNAQGATDTWTCPQCGTENSGKFCSNCGTPKPTNEKPKLEMKCSECSEIVDLSNGIPKFCPHCGKPFQGIPL, encoded by the coding sequence ATGGGCATTATTAAAGCAGCAACAAGTACAATCGGCGGTGGATTAGCCGACCAATGGCTCGAAGTTATCGAACCAGACAATATGGGCGACACAACCGTTATGACAAAAGGGGTTTTTGTTCGCAAGAATGACAAACGCGGCTCAAATCGTAAAGGAACTCAGGATGTTTTAACTGATGGTTCTGTTATCCATGTCTACCCAAATATGATGATGATTCTAGTTGATGGTGGCAAAATCATTGACTATACAGCTGAAGAAGGCTACTACACAGTTAAAAATGATTCCGCGCCTTCTGCATTTAACGGATCATTAAAAGATGCAATTTCTGAAACATTTGACCGCTTCAAATTTGGCGGCGTAACACCGCAAAAACAGCAAGTTTTTTATATCAATTTACAAGAAATCAAGGGAATCAAATTTGGGACGTCATCGCCGATCAATTATTTTGATAATTTTTACAATGCAGAACTATTTTTGCGGGCTCATGGTAACTATTCAATCAAAATCACGGATCCATTGTTATTCTTTTCAAATGCAATCCCTAGAAATAAATCTCAAGTCGATATCAATGATATCAACGAACAATATTTAGCAGAATTCTTAAGTGCTTTACAATCTGTAATCAATAAAATGTCGGCAGATGGCGAACGTATCTCTTATGTTCCGTCTAAAAGCCTAGAATTAAGTAAGTATATGGGACAAGCATTAGATGATGAATGGCGTGAATTACGCGGTATGGAAATCGTCTCTGTGGCTGTCGCTAGCATCTCTTATACTGATGATTCTACTAAATTAATCAATATGCGCAATCAAGGTGCTATGCTTAGTGACGCTAGTATTCGTGAAGGGTATGTCCAAGGATCGATGGCACGCGGTATGGAAGCTGCTGGAAATAATGAGGGCGGTGCAATGAACGGCTTTATGGGCGTTGGTATGGGCATGAACACTAGTGGCAATTATTTTGCTCAAGCCTCTCAAACGAATCAGCAACAAATGCAAGAAAAACAAAATCAACAAAATGCTCAAGGGGCAACTGATACCTGGACTTGTCCGCAGTGCGGAACTGAAAACAGCGGTAAATTCTGTTCAAATTGCGGAACACCTAAACCAACAAATGAAAAACCAAAATTAGAAATGAAATGCAGCGAATGCAGTGAAATCGTTGATTTGTCAAATGGAATTCCAAAATTCTGTCCACATTGTGGCAAACCTTTCCAAGGAATTCCTTTATAA
- a CDS encoding ATP-binding protein, with protein MTDTFTHKCPNCGGPLLFDPKDQKFHCEYCLSIYTEDEVTTYEKAQREAHLEADSAQTSEPELTFSAESQVDDMTPEETAAFKEASGTDTMSEDNLEGAMELFDCPSCGAQIVTEATTAATYCYYCHNPVVLSGRLSGHFLPEKVLPFAIEKEEAVEKFLAWTKKKWFIPKDFFNKEQIDKMTGVYFPYWVVDAEIDGQMHGMGTTIRVWRIGDLEYTETKQFDVERQGKISFKELIKNALSKNVQQKMVEAVQPFLLDKAVSFKSQYLAGFQAEKRDIEYEAIQKAIQGELKDYSESLLRDTASGYTTLTKLRTDISLDSEENHYMLLPIWVVTYRSHEQSKKVYYYAMNGQTGKVSGILPVSYKRLGLFTFGIFAAILAIFLIGGWFI; from the coding sequence ATGACAGATACATTTACACACAAATGTCCAAACTGCGGTGGTCCGCTGTTATTTGATCCTAAAGATCAAAAATTCCACTGTGAATACTGTTTAAGTATCTATACAGAAGATGAAGTCACCACTTATGAAAAAGCACAAAGAGAAGCACATTTAGAAGCTGACTCTGCTCAAACATCTGAGCCAGAACTAACCTTTTCAGCTGAATCACAAGTTGATGACATGACTCCTGAAGAAACAGCTGCCTTTAAAGAAGCTAGCGGAACTGACACTATGTCTGAGGATAATTTAGAAGGCGCCATGGAATTATTCGATTGCCCAAGCTGTGGTGCCCAGATTGTCACTGAAGCAACAACAGCCGCTACTTATTGTTATTATTGTCACAATCCAGTAGTTTTATCAGGACGCTTGAGTGGCCATTTCCTCCCTGAAAAGGTTTTACCTTTTGCAATCGAAAAAGAGGAGGCTGTCGAAAAGTTTTTAGCTTGGACCAAGAAAAAATGGTTTATCCCAAAAGACTTTTTCAATAAAGAACAGATTGATAAAATGACCGGTGTTTATTTCCCTTATTGGGTCGTAGATGCTGAAATCGATGGTCAAATGCATGGGATGGGGACAACGATTCGTGTATGGCGAATTGGTGACCTTGAATATACTGAAACAAAACAATTCGATGTTGAACGACAAGGAAAAATTTCATTTAAAGAATTGATCAAAAATGCCCTTTCTAAAAACGTCCAACAGAAAATGGTTGAAGCAGTTCAGCCCTTTTTATTAGATAAAGCCGTTTCTTTTAAGAGCCAATATTTAGCAGGATTTCAAGCTGAAAAACGTGATATTGAATATGAGGCGATCCAAAAAGCCATTCAAGGTGAGTTAAAAGACTACTCTGAATCCTTATTACGCGACACAGCTTCTGGTTATACCACATTAACAAAATTACGAACAGATATTTCTTTGGACAGTGAAGAAAATCACTATATGTTACTACCGATTTGGGTGGTGACCTATCGAAGCCATGAACAATCTAAAAAAGTGTACTACTATGCCATGAATGGCCAAACTGGAAAAGTTAGTGGTATTTTACCTGTGAGTTATAAACGTTTAGGCTTATTTACGTTTGGTATTTTTGCCGCAATCTTAGCTATTTTTCTGATTGGAGGCTGGTTCATATGA
- a CDS encoding penicillin-binding protein codes for MERKDKRKSNKPLILIVSGVVVVGALTGGYFAYSAWQKSQELNKAEKSAKTFLNYLSKQSFDQFPDLLSESSIKQSGYDKAAVVEKYQTVFSGIQAQGIKSKDIKVTQENNGQFSFTYKVEMTTPLGKLKDLSYKTIIKKEAGTYKIDWAPSLIFPGMSGQDKISIGVDSAIRGDIVDRNGEGLAVNQAFDQVGVVPGKLGEGEEKTNNVKAFSDQFKIPVNEIEQQLKQAWVKPDSFVPLTISFDPITTLPTGAASQDTIVRYYPLKEAAAQLVGYVGTITAEDIEKNPDLSSSGIIGKVGMEQTFDKQLRGHDGGNITITDENGNAKSVLQKVDKKDGEKIQLTIDKNVQSQSYNIFNNRPGSAVIMDPRQGDVLAAASSPSFDPNKMANGISQTDYDVYANDGNLPFTARFATGYAPGSTFKTITGGIGLDAGTLKPDEEIAINGLKWQKDASWGDYFVTRVKEASPVNLRTALVNSDNIYFAEQTLRMGEDTFRKGLDKFIFGEKLDLAIPMNPAQISNEDKFNSEILLADTGYGQGQLLVAPIQQAAMYTVFQNEGKLVYPKIELSKETKTKENVISSNAANTIVTDLLGSVEDESGYVHNMYNPDFSLAAKTGTAEIKDKQDTVGKENSFLLAMDRSNNKFSAMIMVEDSRKNDTATNISKPLIDYLEANTK; via the coding sequence GTGGAACGAAAAGACAAGAGAAAATCGAATAAGCCGCTGATTTTAATTGTGAGTGGCGTTGTAGTAGTTGGGGCCCTAACAGGTGGATACTTTGCTTATAGTGCATGGCAGAAGTCACAGGAGTTAAATAAAGCAGAAAAATCTGCAAAAACTTTTTTAAACTATCTATCGAAGCAATCATTTGATCAGTTTCCTGATTTATTAAGTGAATCATCTATAAAGCAAAGCGGCTATGACAAAGCTGCGGTTGTGGAGAAATACCAAACTGTTTTTTCTGGTATTCAAGCCCAAGGGATCAAAAGTAAAGATATCAAAGTGACGCAAGAAAATAATGGGCAGTTTAGCTTTACTTATAAAGTTGAAATGACAACTCCTTTAGGAAAACTAAAAGATTTATCTTATAAAACAATCATAAAAAAAGAAGCTGGAACGTACAAAATCGATTGGGCACCTAGCTTGATTTTCCCAGGAATGTCTGGGCAAGATAAAATCTCAATAGGGGTAGATTCAGCCATTAGAGGAGACATTGTTGATCGTAATGGTGAAGGCTTAGCTGTCAATCAAGCCTTTGATCAAGTTGGGGTAGTGCCTGGAAAACTTGGTGAAGGCGAAGAAAAAACCAATAATGTCAAAGCTTTCAGCGACCAATTTAAAATTCCAGTAAACGAAATTGAACAACAACTCAAACAAGCTTGGGTAAAACCAGATTCTTTTGTTCCGTTGACCATCTCGTTTGATCCGATAACTACCTTACCGACAGGTGCCGCTTCTCAAGATACAATCGTTCGATACTATCCTCTCAAAGAAGCTGCTGCACAACTTGTCGGCTATGTGGGTACGATTACTGCAGAGGATATTGAGAAAAATCCAGACCTAAGCAGTTCTGGTATTATTGGAAAAGTCGGAATGGAGCAAACCTTTGACAAACAATTAAGAGGTCATGATGGCGGAAACATCACAATCACTGACGAAAATGGCAATGCCAAAAGTGTGCTGCAAAAGGTAGATAAAAAAGATGGAGAAAAAATCCAACTAACGATCGATAAAAACGTACAGTCACAATCGTATAACATTTTCAATAATCGCCCAGGTAGCGCAGTCATTATGGACCCTCGTCAAGGAGATGTATTGGCGGCCGCTAGTTCACCTTCTTTTGATCCAAACAAGATGGCAAATGGGATTTCTCAAACAGATTATGATGTCTATGCTAATGATGGAAATCTACCCTTTACGGCAAGGTTTGCAACAGGCTATGCCCCAGGTTCTACCTTTAAAACAATTACGGGTGGCATTGGTTTAGATGCTGGTACTTTAAAACCAGACGAAGAGATCGCAATCAACGGCTTAAAATGGCAAAAAGACGCATCATGGGGCGATTATTTTGTAACACGGGTGAAAGAAGCTAGTCCAGTCAATTTGCGTACTGCATTAGTAAATTCCGATAATATCTACTTTGCGGAACAAACACTGCGCATGGGAGAAGATACCTTTAGGAAAGGCTTAGACAAATTTATTTTTGGTGAAAAATTAGACCTGGCGATTCCAATGAATCCAGCGCAAATTTCTAATGAAGATAAATTTAATTCAGAAATTTTGCTTGCTGATACAGGCTATGGCCAAGGGCAGTTATTGGTAGCGCCAATCCAACAAGCAGCAATGTATACCGTTTTTCAAAATGAGGGTAAACTCGTTTATCCAAAAATCGAGCTAAGCAAAGAAACGAAAACAAAGGAAAATGTTATCAGTTCAAATGCTGCTAATACGATCGTGACAGACCTGCTTGGCAGCGTAGAAGATGAAAGTGGTTATGTGCATAATATGTACAATCCAGATTTTTCATTAGCTGCAAAAACAGGAACTGCCGAAATCAAGGATAAACAAGATACTGTGGGAAAAGAAAATAGTTTCCTTTTAGCGATGGATCGAAGTAATAATAAATTCTCAGCCATGATCATGGTGGAAGATTCTAGAAAAAATGATACAGCAACAAATATCAGTAAACCATTGATCGATTATTTGGAGGCAAATACTAAGTAA